The Phycisphaerae bacterium genome includes a window with the following:
- a CDS encoding 4Fe-4S binding protein — MPAKVNKEKCTGCESCVPECPSEAIKMVDGKAVVDIDACIDCGVCVDSCPVEAITME, encoded by the coding sequence ATGCCTGCTAAAGTAAACAAAGAAAAATGCACAGGTTGTGAATCCTGCGTTCCAGAGTGCCCGAGTGAGGCAATAAAGATGGTTGATGGTAAGGCGGTAGTGGATATTGACGCTTGCATCGATTGCGGCGTTTGTGTTGATAGCTGCCCCGTCGAAGCCATCACTATGGAATAA